The following coding sequences lie in one Glycine max cultivar Williams 82 chromosome 19, Glycine_max_v4.0, whole genome shotgun sequence genomic window:
- the LOC100798131 gene encoding probable glutamate carboxypeptidase AMP1 has translation MMPKPMNVLTTKPSPLSTMVVLLILCILGFYALHLPHSSTPSFTSKSLSQLEKLFLSTSSNSTISSYLRALTLHPHLAGTKPASDTTRHVLNHFTSLGLQAHTTTYTTLLSFPVRSSLSAHFSDGASVSLRLTEASGPGVVAAYHAYSPSGKVHARAVFANYGRERDYLALAAMGVNVSGCVVVVRKGGRMGRGAVVERAEANGAAAVLVYGEGDTWRKGFERGHVMRGGIGDPLTPGWAGVEGGETLGLEDGEVLKRFPKIPSMPLSAEVADIILSSLGGVPLPLQWRGTLKSMVRNVGPGPTILNFTYQGEKKVATIQNVFAVIKGSEEPDRYVLLGNHRDAWTYGAVDPSSGTAALLDIARRFSALLGLGWKPRRTIILCSWDAEEFGMIGSTEWVEQNLINLGSKAVAYLNVDCAVQGPGFFVGSTPQLDSLILEVTKKVKDPDSEGVSLYENWAAAAGGGNNIQRLSGVDSDFAPFVQHAGVPSIDMYYGRDFPVYHTAFDSYNWMAEYGDPFFHRHVAVTGVWGLLALHLADDPVLPFNYVPYANELQLYKNTLSNLIDQKISLHPLTLSIEEFASAAKEANDELKKLRLQESESCFVDMKKRALNDRLMLAEKGFLDADGLQGRQWFKHLVFGPSSNHEKLNFFPGISDSITRLSGISERERLSSIQHEIWRVARAIRRAASALSGEFT, from the exons TCACCTTTGAGCACCATGGTGGTGCTGCTGATCCTCTGCATTCTGGGTTTCTACGCTCTGCATTTGCCTCACTCTTCCACACCTTCCTTCACTTCCAAAAGCCTTTCTCAATTGGAAAAACTTTTTCTTTCCACTTCCTCAAACTCTACCATTTCTTCCTACCTCCGCGCTCTTACCCTGCACCCTCACCTCGCCGGAACAAAACCCGCTTCAGACACAACCCGCCACGTTCTCAACCACTTCACTTCATTGGGCCTACAGGCCCATACAACAACGTACACCACTCTCCTTTCCTTCCCCGTGCGCTCTTCCCTCTCGGCGCACTTTAGCGATGGCGCTTCGGTAAGCCTGCGGCTCACCGAAGCGTCGGGGCCGGGGGTGGTGGCGGCGTACCACGCGTACTCGCCGTCGGGCAAGGTGCACGCGCGGGCGGTGTTCGCGAACTACGGGAGGGAGAGGGACTACCTCGCGCTGGCGGCGATGGGAGTGAACGTGAGCGGCTGCGTGGTGGTGGTGCGTAAGGGCGGAAGGATGGGGCGGGGCGCGGTGGTGGAGAGGGCGGAGGCGAACGGCGCGGCGGCGGTGCTGGTTTACGGCGAGGGTGACACGTGGCGGAAGGGGTTTGAGAGGGGACATGTGATGAGAGGGGGGATAGGGGACCCACTTACTCCAGGGTGGGCTGGGGTTGAGGGTGGTGAGACACTGGGGTTGGAAGATGGTGAGGTTTTGAAGAGGTTTCCTAAAATTCCATCTATGCCCTTGTCAGCTGAGGTGGCTGATATTATTTTGTCCTCTCTTGGGGGAGTTCCTCTGCCCCTTCAATGGAGGGGTACCCTTAAGTCTATGGTCAGGAATGTTGGTCCTGGCCCcaccattctcaatttcacttacCAG GGTGAAAAGAAGGTGGCCACCATTCAAAATGTTTTTGCCGTCATAAAGGGATCGGAAGAACCTGATCGATATGTTCTGCTTGGGAACCATAGAGATGCATGGACGTATGGTGCTGTTGATCCCAGCAGTGGGACAGCTGCACTACTCGATATTGCTCGTCGATTTTCTGCTCTATTGGGCTTGGGTTGGAAGCCGAGGAGGACAATCATTCTCTGCAGTTGGGATGCAGAGGAATTTGGGATG ATAGGATCCACTGAGTGGGTTGAACAAAACCTTATTAATCTTGGTTCCAAAGCTGTAGCATACCTTAATGTGGACTGTGCTGTGCAAGGTCCTGGTTTCTTTGTTGGTTCAACTCCTCAGCTAGACAGTCTTATTCTTGAGGTCACAAAAAAG GTCAAGGATCCTGACTCTGAGGGGGTATCATTATATGAAAATTGGGCTGCTGCTGCTGGTGGAGGCAATAAT ATTCAGAGGCTCAGTGGAGTAGATTCCGATTTTGCTCCATTTGTGCAACACGCAGGGGTTCCATCCATTGACATGTATTATGGAAGAG ATTTTCCCGTCTATCACACTGCATTCGACTCCTATAACTGGATGGCAGAGTATGGAGATCCATTCTTCCACCGCCATGTTGCTG TTACTGGAGTTTGGGGGCTTCTGGCCCTTCACTTGGCTGATGATCCCGTTCTTCCTTTCAATTACGTTCCATATGCAAATGAGTTACAG TTGTACAAAAACACGTTGAGCAACTTGATAGACCAGAAAATTTCTCTACACCCATTAACCCTTTCAATTGAAGAATTTGCTTCTGCTGCCAAAGAAGCCAATGATGAATTAAAG AAACTGAGATTGCAAGAAAGTGAAAGTTGCTTTGTAGATATGAAAAAGCGAGCATTGAATGATAGACTAATGCTTGCAGAAAAAGGCTTCTTGGATGCAGATGGACTTCAAGGAAGGCAGTGGTTCAAGCATCTC GTGTTTGGGCCTTCAAGCAACCATGAAAAGTTGAATTTCTTCCCAGGGATTTCTGATTCTATCACTAGATTGTCGGGTATAAGTGAAAGAGAAAGGCTATCATCAATCCAACACGAGATTTGGAGGGTTGCCAGAGCCATTCGTAGAGCTGCTTCTGCACTCAGTGGAGAATTCACCTAA
- the LOC100780089 gene encoding uncharacterized protein encodes MQLAETERKKTMAEDPISSFCNALAAFCGHLHSSSDALKQSIDRRPIPLDSASSTFLQCLNRRVSTASADLDMLDSMSFGTVSFEELLGHCNELYKKNHSDLLQLQDRLQSYGYSAVPDIEEADEDEDIQRQDPEDKLDSPSSFYGSLSVADSSFKSFEEDALLDESLSLKKFGLSDTCLAMLASKGDFSPQKPEKVQEFKQQHHHDAETEGSNFLSDEKDKENIKSAEAPSPILKILKSEFECLPAYMKGLTSWEDLVVAVDKINSSLSKKTNGCSYFHQDEIPSFELGPKTRSYLLLLVRMNRLVVETIDGLLSYRVL; translated from the exons ATGCAATTGGCAGAGACAGAGAGGAAGAAGACGATGGCGGAGGATCCGATTTCTAGCTTCTGCAACGCATTGGCAGCTTTCTGCGGCCACCTCCACTCCTCTTCCGATGCCCTCAAACAATCCATCGATCGCCGACCTATTCCTCTCG ATTCCGCCTCGTCGACCTTCTTGCAATGCCTCAATCGCCGCGTATCGACCGCGAGCGCCGACCTCGACATGCTCGATTCCATGTCCTTCGGTACAGTCTCTTTCGAAGAGCTCCTAGGTCACTGCAACGAATTGTACAAGAAGAACCACTCCGATCTCCTTCAACTTCAAGATCGCCTCCAGAGCTACGGTTATAGTGCTG TTCCTGATATTGAGGAGGCGGATGAAGATGAGGATATACAACGTCAAGATCCGGAAGACAAATTGGATAGTCCGTCTTCTTTCTATGGATCACTCTCCGTCGCCGATTCTAGCTTCAAAAGTTTCGAAGAAGATGCTTT ACTTGATGAATctttgagtttgaaaaagtttggGCTGTCAGATACATGTCTAGCCATGTTAGCATCTAAAG GTGATTTTTCACCACAAAAACCTGAGAa AGTACAAGAATTTAAGCAGCAACATCATCATGATGCGGAGACTGAAGGAAGTAACTTCTTATCTGATG AGAAAGACAAAGAGAATATAAAGTCAGCTGAAGCTCCCAGCCCCATCTTAAAGATATTGAAAAGCGAATTTGAATGTCTTCCTGCCTACATGAAGGGACTAACATCATGGGAG GATCTAGTCGTGGCTGTTGATAAGATTAATTCAAGCCTAAGCAAGAAGACCAATGGATGCAGCTACTTCCACCAAGATGAAATTCCTTCATTTGAATTAG GTCCTAAAACAAGATCATATTTGCTGCTTCTAGTGCGCATGAACCGATTGGTTGTTGAGACGATTGATGGTTTACTATCGTACAGAGTATTGTAG
- the LOC102668441 gene encoding MATH domain and coiled-coil domain-containing protein At3g58270, with protein MENQQVKGVALEKFTWKVEGFTKLNTKKQSSKAFKVGGYKWKIVLYPKGRNVEYLSLYMKVADSLPPYGWSRFVYFRLALINQVDSKKSIVKETQQKFNAGNSAWGSPSFIPLSEFHDLAQGYLVKDACIIEAQVLVSKVAFNIPGSLAQSITTIHEPNGDQARLTEVEMTPSDLTSSPTSTQGSKDDHVNEIELQLIHSEDQEIGPSASDFTPSPKQVQFAPSAPPMYPSLFDESEQVILTPLSDLIDFNSVEAEEASFIPLWEEVCSWHPSLIENQRRRSPRFILWAFIALGRVLHFLKTKTIRDMGNDDCMMHLQVLWEELQPFGFDLTWLEPHVQSAMSAKAYFERGEYVKSIRVNIASLEIELKKLKTKLAVAELDLEVARRDLAEVENDFQERDMDAELGYGIP; from the exons ATGGAGAACCAGCAGGTGAAGGGTGTTGCTTTGGAGAAATTCACATGGAAGGTTGAAGGTTTCACCAAATTGAATACCAAGAAACagtcctccaaggctttcaaagTTGGCGGTTATAAATG GAAGATTGTTTTGTATCCTAAGGGGAGGAATGTGGAGTATTTGTCCTTGTATATGAAGGTTGCTGATTCTCTACCACCATATGGATGGAGCAGATTTGTATATTTCAGGTTGGCTCTTATTAACCAGGTGGATAGCAAGAAGTCAATTGTAAAGG AAACCCAGCAGAAGTTTAATGCTGGAAACAGTGCTTGGGGTTCTCCATCTTTCATTCCTCTCAGTGAATTCCATGACCTTGCTCAAGGTTATCTTGTGAAAGATGCATGTATAATTGAAGCTCAAGTTTTAGTCTCTAAGGTCGCATTTAACATTCCAGGCAGCTTAGCCCAAAGCATTACGACAATTCATGAACCTAATGGAGATCAAGCTAGGCTAACAGAAGTGGAAATGACACCTTCAGATTTGACATCAAGTCCTACAAGTACCCAAGGTTCTAAAGATGATCACGTAAATGAAATAGAACTGCAACTCATACACTCAGAAGATCAAGAAATAGGACCCTCAGCCTCAGATTTCACTCCAAGTCCTAAACAAGTTCAATTTGCTCCTAGTGCTCCCCCTATGTATCCTTCTTTATTTGATGAATCTGAGCAAGTGATCTTAACCCCTCTAAGTGACCTTATAGATTTCAATAGTGTAGAGGCAGAAGAAGCATCCTTTATTCCATTATGGGAGGAGGTATGTTCATGGCATCCATCACTAATAGAGAATCAAAGAAGGAGAAGTCCCAGGTTCATATTGTGGGCATTCATTGCCTTGGGACGAGTGCTACATTTCCTTAAGACTAAGACAATTAGGGATATGGGTAATGATGATTGTATGATGCACCTTCAAGTTCTATGGGAAGAACTTCAACCCTTTGGATTTGACTTGACATGGCTAGAGCCCCATGTTCAATCAGCAATGAGTGCAAAAGCTTATTTTGAAAGAGGAGAGTACGTGAAAAGTATAAGGGTCAATATAGCTTCTTTAGAGATAGAATTGAAGAAGCTGAAGACTAAACTGGCTGTTGCAGAACTTGACCTTGAGGTTGCAAGGAGAGACTTGGCAGAGGTAGAAAATGATTTCCAGGAGAGGGACATGGATGCTGAACTTGGTTATGGGATACCATAG
- the LOC102668571 gene encoding uncharacterized protein, whose protein sequence is MVADSLPPYGWDRNTYFKLALINQLDGSKSVVKETEQKFKGGFREWGSFFVNLSDFYDPKQGYLVNDTCIIEAHVCVSDLSTLQANNLSIITPTNDLKFGDQSARHSETSEGEVQGSDLTLRDLLDLECLAKEGADFVPLLEEACIWHPSLIRSQSKSSKLFKQWAFTSLGEVLHVLKISKVKDMNEDAFNHLQGLWEELVKRSGFQLSWLEPYVQSALAMKAQVEKAAEVNKLKDNVVDLEVKMKKLRGELKAAEAEFEVARRALAEARKGFIEIEVDLNAELGYAMF, encoded by the exons ATGGTTGCGGATTCTTTACCACCGTATGGATGGGACAGAAATACGTATTTCAAGTTGGCTCTAATTAATCAATTGGATGGCAGTAAATCAGTGGTAAAAG AGACTGAACAGAAGTTCAAAGGTGGATTTCGTGAGTGGGGCTCATTTTTTGTGAATCTTAGTGACTTCTATGACCCTAAACAAGGCTATCTTGTGAATGATACATGCATCATTGAAGCTCATGTTTGTGTCTCTGATCTTAGCACTCTTCAAGCTAACAACTTGAGCATAATTACTCCAACCAACGACCTTAAATTTGGTGATCAATCAGCAAGACATTCAGAAACATCAGAAGGGGAAGTTCAAGGTTCAGATTTGACACTAAGGGACCTTCTAGATTTGGAGTGCTTAGCAAAAGAAGGAGCAGATTTTGTTCCACTGTTGGAAGAGGCATGCATATGGCATCCTTCCCTGATAAGGAGCCAGAGTAAAAGTTCTAAACTGTTCAAACAATGGGCATTCACATCTTTGGGTGAAGTTCTGCATGTACTCAAGATAAGTAAGGTGAAGGATATGAATGAAGATGCATTCAATCACCTTCAAGGTTTATGGGAGGAACTTGTTAAGCGGTCCGGATTTCAATTGTCTTGGTTGGAGCCTTATGTTCAATCTGCATTGGCTATGAAAGCTCAGGTGGAAAAAGCAGCTGAAGTGAATAAACTCAAAGACAATGTGGTTGATTTGGAGGTTAAAATGAAGAAGTTGAGGGGAGAGTTGAAAGCTGCAGAAGCTGAGTTTGAGGTAGCAAGGAGAGCCTTGGCTGAGGCAAGAAAAGGTTTCATAGAGATAGAGGTGGATTTGAATGCTGAATTAGGCTATGCCATGTTTTAA
- the LOC102668708 gene encoding MATH domain and coiled-coil domain-containing protein At3g58270 yields MDNQKGMSISFETFTWKIENFSKQNTKKLQSKTFRIRGYKWRIRLYPLMKNVDHFSLYLMVADSLPPYGWNRNTHFKLALVNQLDGNKSVVKETQQKFNGGYRSWGSFFVNLSDFYDSKQGYLLNDTCIIEAHVCFSDLSTLEANNLKKITPTKDSKSGDQAARNSESTQQGDDKEAETEIETEISDESETFSSSTCGSSETEWEIQSSDLTLKDLLDLASLGKEEAACVPLLEEACIWHPSLIRSQRKSSRWFKLWAFTSLGQVLHLLKTSKVKDMNEEACNRLQGLWEELVKHSGFQLSWLEPYVQSALDMKTHLDKTDEVNKLKDSVVALEIKMKKLREELVAAEAEFEVARRALAEARKGFIEMDLNADLGYAMF; encoded by the exons ATGGACAATCAGAAGGGAATGAGTATTAGTTTTGAGACATTCACgtggaaaattgaaaatttctcAAAACAGAACACCAAGAAACTACAATCCAAGACTTTCCGAATCCGAGGTTATAAATG GCGGATTCGTTTGTATCCATTAATGAAGAATGTTGACCATTTTTCATTGTATTTGATGGTTGCGGATTCTTTACCTCCGTATGGATGGAACAGAAATACGCATTTCAAGTTGGCTCTAGTTAATCAATTGGATGGCAATAAGTCAGTTGTAAAGG AGACTCAGCAGAAGTTCAACGGTGGATATCGTAGCTGGGGCTCATTTTTTGTGAATCTTAGTGACTTCTATGACTCTAAACAAGGCTATCTTCTGAATGACACATGCATCATTGAAGCTCATGTTTGTTTCTCAGATCTTAGCACTCTTGAAGCTAACAATTTGAAGAAAATCACTCCAACCAAAGACTCTAAATCAGGTGATCAAGCAGCAAGAAATTCAGAATCCACACAGCAGGGAGATGATAAAGAAGCagaaacagaaatagaaacagaAATATCAGATGAGAGTGAGACATTTAGTTCTTCAACCTGTGGGTCTAGTGAAACAGAATGGGAAATTCAAAGTTCAGATTTGACACTAAAAGACCTTCTAGATTTGGCGAGTTTAGGAAAAGAAGAAGCTGCTTGTGTTCCACTGTTGGAGGAAGCATGCATATGGCATCCTTCCCTGATAAGGAGCCAGAGGAAAAGTTCAAGATGGTTCAAACTATGGGCATTCACATCTTTAGGCCAAGTTCTGCATTTACTCAAGACAAGTAAGGTGAAGGATATGAATGAGGAAGCATGCAATCGCCTTCAAGGGTTATGGGAGGAACTTGTTAAGCATTCTGGATTTCAATTGTCTTGGTTGGAGCCTTATGTTCAATCTGCATTGGATATGAAAACTCATTTGGATAAAACAGATGAAGTGAATAAACTCAAAGACAGTGTGGTTGCTTTGGAGATTAAAATGAAGAAGCTGAGGGAAGAATTGGTAGCTGCAGAAGCTGAGTTTGAGGTAGCAAGGAGGGCCTTGGCTGAGGCAAGAAAAGGTTTCATAGAGATGGATTTGAATGCTGATTTAGGTTATGCCATGTTTTAG
- the LOC100798661 gene encoding rhomboid-like protein 15 isoform X1, with protein sequence MRRARNMRPNIVSEAGLPTRMSQWWESIPFLTSAVVVVCGIIYLVCLLVGYDSFNEVCFLPSAVVSRFQVYRIYTSILFHGSLLHVVFNMMALVPLGSELERIMGSVRLLYVIILVATSNAIFHVLIALLVAHNPLLTYDYLMNECAIGFSGVLFSMIVIETSLSGVQSRSVFGLFNVPAKWYAFFLLVVFQLLMQNVSLLGHLCGILSGFAYTYGLFNFLIPGTSFYSSIESSSWLSSCVRRPKFIVCTGGNPSGYIPTQTSQNSTTSGLLSGNIWRNLSSFMPQREVSAQSTEDIRFPGRGRTLGAVQGQTASHLHSDSNLQARLLEDSSPNSPLDSSTPSNTQQLSEGRHSVDDVATAAAGVPQNQGAVVSEERIKKLVSMGFDRTQVEVALAAADGDLNVAVEILMSQQG encoded by the exons ATGCGAAGAGCAAGAAATATGAGACCAAACATCGTTTCTGAG GCCGGGTTGCCTACTAGGATGAGTCAATGGTGGGAAAGCATTCCGTTTCTCACTTCTGCAGTGGTGGTTGTCTGTGGAATCATTTACTTGGTTTGTCTTTTGGTTGGATATGATTCCTTCAACGAGGTTTGCTTCTTGCCGTCTGCGGTTGTTTCGCGGTTTCAAG TTTACCGGATTTATACCTCCATTCTTTTCCACGGTTCACTGCTTCATGTTGTCTTCAACATGATGGCTTTAGTTCCCTTGGGCTCTGAGCTGGAGAGGATCATGGGCTCAGTTCGCTTGCTTTATGTCATTATTTTGGTGGCTACAAGCAATGCCATATTCCATGTTCTCATAGCACTGCTGGTGGCACACAATCCTTTACTTACATATGATTACCTCATGAATGAGTGTGCGATAGGCTTCTCAGGAGTTCTGTTTTCAATGATTGTTATAGAGACAAGCCTGAGTGGAGTTCAATCGAGGAG TGTGTTTGGATTGTTTAATGTGCCTGCCAAGTG GTATGCATTCTTTTTGTTGGTAGTGTTCCAGCTTCTCATGCAAAATGTCTCACTTCTTGGGCACCTTTGTGGCATTTTATCTGGGTTTGCAT ATACATATGGCTTGTTTAATTTCCTCATACCTGGGACATCTTTTTATTCTTCCATTGAATCCTCCTCTTGGCTT TCATCATGTGTGAGACGTCcaaaatttattgtttgcaCTGGTGGAAATCCTTCGGGTTATATTCCTACACAGACAAGCCAAAATTCAACAACCAG TGGATTACTTTCTGGAAATATTTGGAGGAACCTATCATCATTTATGCCTCAAAGGGAAGTGTCTGCTCAG TCAACAGAGGATATTAGGTTCCCCGGGAGGGGAAGGACCCTTGGTGCCGTTCAAGGTCAAACTGCTTCTCATCTCCATTCAGATTCAAACCTTCAAGCTAGACTTTTGGAGGATAGCAGTCCCAATAGTCCTTTAGATTCATCCACTCCTAGTAATACTCAACAGTTGTCAGAAGGAAG gcATTCAGTTGACGATGTAGCTACAGCAGCTGCTGGTGTTCCACAGAATCAG GGTGCAGTTGTTTCGGAAGAAAGGATTAAAAAACTTGTATCAATGGGCTTTGATAGG ACGCAGGTGGAAGTGGCGCTGGCTGCTGCTGATGGTGATCTCAATGTGGCAGTGGAAATACTCATGAGCCAGCAG GGTTGA
- the LOC100798661 gene encoding rhomboid-like protein 15 isoform X2: MRRARNMRPNIVSEAGLPTRMSQWWESIPFLTSAVVVVCGIIYLVCLLVGYDSFNEVCFLPSAVVSRFQVYRIYTSILFHGSLLHVVFNMMALVPLGSELERIMGSVRLLYVIILVATSNAIFHVLIALLVAHNPLLTYDYLMNECAIGFSGVLFSMIVIETSLSGVQSRSVFGLFNVPAKWYAFFLLVVFQLLMQNVSLLGHLCGILSGFAYTYGLFNFLIPGTSFYSSIESSSWLSSCVRRPKFIVCTGGNPSGYIPTQTSQNSTTSGLLSGNIWRNLSSFMPQREVSAQSTEDIRFPGRGRTLGAVQGQTASHLHSDSNLQARLLEDSSPNSPLDSSTPSNTQQLSEGRN; encoded by the exons ATGCGAAGAGCAAGAAATATGAGACCAAACATCGTTTCTGAG GCCGGGTTGCCTACTAGGATGAGTCAATGGTGGGAAAGCATTCCGTTTCTCACTTCTGCAGTGGTGGTTGTCTGTGGAATCATTTACTTGGTTTGTCTTTTGGTTGGATATGATTCCTTCAACGAGGTTTGCTTCTTGCCGTCTGCGGTTGTTTCGCGGTTTCAAG TTTACCGGATTTATACCTCCATTCTTTTCCACGGTTCACTGCTTCATGTTGTCTTCAACATGATGGCTTTAGTTCCCTTGGGCTCTGAGCTGGAGAGGATCATGGGCTCAGTTCGCTTGCTTTATGTCATTATTTTGGTGGCTACAAGCAATGCCATATTCCATGTTCTCATAGCACTGCTGGTGGCACACAATCCTTTACTTACATATGATTACCTCATGAATGAGTGTGCGATAGGCTTCTCAGGAGTTCTGTTTTCAATGATTGTTATAGAGACAAGCCTGAGTGGAGTTCAATCGAGGAG TGTGTTTGGATTGTTTAATGTGCCTGCCAAGTG GTATGCATTCTTTTTGTTGGTAGTGTTCCAGCTTCTCATGCAAAATGTCTCACTTCTTGGGCACCTTTGTGGCATTTTATCTGGGTTTGCAT ATACATATGGCTTGTTTAATTTCCTCATACCTGGGACATCTTTTTATTCTTCCATTGAATCCTCCTCTTGGCTT TCATCATGTGTGAGACGTCcaaaatttattgtttgcaCTGGTGGAAATCCTTCGGGTTATATTCCTACACAGACAAGCCAAAATTCAACAACCAG TGGATTACTTTCTGGAAATATTTGGAGGAACCTATCATCATTTATGCCTCAAAGGGAAGTGTCTGCTCAG TCAACAGAGGATATTAGGTTCCCCGGGAGGGGAAGGACCCTTGGTGCCGTTCAAGGTCAAACTGCTTCTCATCTCCATTCAGATTCAAACCTTCAAGCTAGACTTTTGGAGGATAGCAGTCCCAATAGTCCTTTAGATTCATCCACTCCTAGTAATACTCAACAGTTGTCAGAAGGAAG GAACTAG
- the LOC100799182 gene encoding uncharacterized protein: MSILSSMDMPTIDVDLGPEKLEDEKQGGPLLHCDLCDTEVVHKLAQMFLPGLASACVDNTSGDLFKTPGSVAVDLRKEMIEYVTQRSESFVAESVILEGGPDGEESDHPFDIISDFVDDFVSSKRNLFSRVSGWLLSEKREDRIDDFVQEMEMNGFWTLDRRETIAETLLKNVDFENSYHCNMSFNSAEELVNHVDNCNFRTMICENEGCNSRFCAAHLKNHDSTCPFKIIPCEQKCSDCIMRREMDRHCITICPMKLVNCPFYVVGCRSAVAQCMIEKHRLDDVHSHLWHLLKGIYKQAYGDDLKRRVEQIVQASSSSRLAEARDVRSLNFIVKDIEAKLGPFKVSVLEKNNAEIVTKNDEGEAGDTEKSMKASDMVNSPDKAELSDMKNMNNAKSTTKNEDREPVPVENKGCEEMAQTSNTTNLSDKTEVGLPNDENKDAAASELKIKGDEEHTQTHKEKLSNEEVSAPDEGSAENIIKSKCNEDNKFEDKDNEQSIQNSKMETKGGLENNVKNKDGDLKKSAQTSDG, encoded by the exons ATGTCG ATATTATCAAGCATGGACATGCCTACCATTGATGTGGACCTTGGGCCTGAAAAGCTTGAAGATGAGAAACAGGGAGGTCCCTTGTTGCATTGTGATCTTTGTGATACAGAAGTAGTTCACAAGTTGGCTCAAATGTTCCTTCCAGGTCTAGCCAGTGCTTGTGTTGATAACACATCGGGAGATCTCTTCAAGACTCCGGGTTCAGTGGCTGTTGATTTGAGGAAGGAAATGATAGAGTATGTTACCCAAAGAAGTGAATCATTTGTTGCTGAGTCTGTTATCTTGGAAGGTGGTCCAGACGGTGAAGAATCAGACCATCCTTTTGATATCATTTCTGATTTCGTTGATGACTTTGTGAGTTCAAAGAGGAATCTGTTTAGTCGAGTTTCGGGATGGTTGCTGAGTGAAAAGAGGGAAGACAGAATAGATGATTTTGTTCAAGAGATGGAAATGAATGGGTTTTGGACACTTGACAGGAGAGAAACAATTGCAGAAACTTTGCTCAAGAATGTTGACTTTGAGAACTCATATCATTGCAACATGAGTTTTAATTCTGCTGAAGAACTTGTCAATCATGTTGATAACTGCAACTTTAGAACTATGATATGTGAAAATGAGGGATGCAATTCCAGATTTTGTGCAGCTCATTTGAAGAATCATGATTCAACTTGTCCTTTCAAGATAATTCCATGTGAACAGAAGTGTTCTGATTGCATTATGAGACGTGAGATGGATAGGCATTGTATAACTATTTGTCCAATGAAGCTTGTAAATTGTCCTTTTTATGTTGTGGGTTGTAGGTCAGCTGTTGCACAATGTATGATTGAAAAACATCGTTTAGATGACGTTCATTCTCACTTGTGGCACTTACTTAAAGGCATCTACAAGCAAGCATATGGGGATGATCTTAAACGACGAGTGGAGCAAATTGTACAG GCATCATCAAGCAGCCGTTTAGCAGAGGCTCGGGATGTTAGATCTTTAAACTTCATTGTCAAGGACATTGAAGCTAAGTTAGGACCTTTCAAAGTGAGTGTTTTGGAGAAAAATAATGCAGAGATTGTTACCAAGAATGACGAAGGGGAAGCTGGTGACACTGAAAAGAGCATGAAGGCTTCAGATATGGTCAATTCACCAGATAAAGCTGAATTGAGTGacatgaaaaatatgaataatgcaAAGAGTACTACCAAGAATGAAGATAGGGAACCTGTTCCTGTTGAAAATAAAGGTTGTGAAGAGATGGCACAAACTTCAAACACGACAAATTTATCTGATAAAACTGAAGTTGGCCTCCCGAATGATGAGAACAAAGATGCTGCAGCTAGTGAATTAAAAATCAAGGGGGACGAAGAGCACACTCAAACACATAAggaaaaattatcaaatgaagAAGTTAGTGCCCCAGATGAGGGCAGTGCAGAGAATATCATCAAAAGCAAATGTAATGAAGACAATAAATTTGAAGATAAAGACAACGAACAAAGcatacaaaattcaaaaatgGAAACCAAGGGTGGTTTAGAGAATAATGTTAAGAACAAAGATGGTGACTTAAAAAAGAGCGCACAGACTTCAGACGGGTAA